The following are encoded in a window of Deinococcus sp. YIM 134068 genomic DNA:
- a CDS encoding type IV toxin-antitoxin system AbiEi family antitoxin domain-containing protein, whose amino-acid sequence MFAASGTTSQRRAALFAVADGQAGYFTAKQAEAAGYSRRMHTYSAQQGAWRHVGHGLYRLEQYPDTPHEPYVQLSLWSRDHQDEPQGVLGFDTALMLHDLSDLMPDRVHLVVPPGFRKRPPPGVVLHRGVLPEADLQPAQGYCLTTPLRTLLDLAGSDLSPEHLHQGLREALERGLVRRRKLEERLGDPTLDPTARRRLLAALENL is encoded by the coding sequence ATGTTTGCGGCTTCCGGCACCACCAGTCAGCGGCGGGCGGCCCTCTTCGCGGTGGCCGACGGGCAGGCGGGGTACTTCACGGCCAAGCAGGCGGAGGCGGCCGGGTACTCCCGCCGCATGCACACCTACTCCGCTCAGCAGGGAGCCTGGCGGCACGTCGGTCACGGCCTCTACCGGCTGGAGCAGTACCCGGATACTCCACACGAGCCGTACGTGCAGCTCAGCCTGTGGAGCCGGGACCACCAGGACGAGCCCCAGGGGGTCCTCGGGTTCGACACCGCCCTGATGCTCCACGACCTCAGCGACCTGATGCCTGACCGCGTCCACCTCGTCGTGCCCCCGGGGTTCCGCAAGCGCCCGCCCCCCGGCGTGGTGCTCCATCGTGGCGTCCTGCCGGAGGCCGACCTCCAGCCGGCTCAGGGCTACTGCCTCACCACCCCCCTGCGCACCCTGCTGGACCTTGCGGGGAGCGACCTCAGCCCCGAGCACCTGCACCAGGGGCTGCGCGAGGCGCTAGAGCGCGGCCTGGTTCGCCGCCGGAAGCTCGAGGAACGCCTCGGGGACCCCACCCTCGACCCCACCGCCCGGCGCCGTCTGCTGGCCGCCCTGGAGAACTTGTGA